One genomic window of Carassius auratus strain Wakin chromosome 14, ASM336829v1, whole genome shotgun sequence includes the following:
- the LOC113113310 gene encoding solute carrier family 35 member F1-like: MASGVKVTQELLLTLALGQVLSLLICGIGLTSKYLADDYHANTPVFQCFLNYILLFLVYTTTLAVRQGEENLLAILKRRWWKYMILGLIDIEANYLVIKAYQYTTLTSVQLLDCFVIPVVLLLSWFFLLVRYKVLHFVGVGVCLLGMGCMVGADVMVGRQQGLGDHKLLGDLLVLAGATLYGISNVCEEFIVKNLSRVEFLGMMGLFGSFFSGIQLAIMEHKELLKVQWDWQIGLLYIGFSACMFGLYSFMPVVIKRTSATAVNLSLLTADLYSLFCGLFLFQYKFSGLYLLSFFIIILGLVFYSSSSTYVAQDPRVYKQFRNTGNAITDTPTAGPLEPSVTYTSLGQEIEEEPRVRVA, translated from the exons ATGGCCTCAGG GGTCAAGGTCACACA GGAACTTCTTCTCACGCTGGCCCTCGGCCAGGTCTTATCACTGCTCATCTGTGGGATTGGCCTGACCAGCAAATACCTGGCGGATGATTACCACGCAAACACCCCTGTGTTCCAGTGCTTTCTCAACTACATCCTGCTGTTCCTGGTCTACACCACCACACTCGCAGTCAGGCAAG GAGAAGAGAATCTGCTGGCGATACTGAAAAGAAGATGGTGGAAGTACATGATTCTGGGATTGATTGATATAGAGGCTAATTACCTGGTCATCAAAGCCTACCAGTACACCACACTGACCAGCGTTCAG CTGCTGGATTGCTTCGTGATCCCTGTGGTGTTGCTGCTGTCGTGGTTCTTCTTGTTAGTCAGGTATAAAGTGCTGCACTTTGTGGGTGTGGGCGTGTGTCTCCTGGGCATGGGCTGCATGGTGGGCGCAGACGTCATGGTGGGCCGACAGCAAGGCCTCG GGGACCATAAACTCTTGGGGGATTTATTGGTTCTTGCGGGTGCAACGCTCTACGGCATCTCCAACGTATGTGAGGAGTTCATCGTAAAAAACCTGAGCCGGGTCGAATTCCTGGGAATGATGGGTCTCTTTGGCTCCTTCTTCAGTGGTATCCAGCT gGCCATTATGGAGCACAAGGAACTTCTGAAGGTCCAGTGGGACTGGCAGATTG GGCTGCTGTACATTGGATTCAGTGCGTGCATGTTTGGCTTGTACAGTTTCATGCCAGTGGTAATTAAAAGAACCAGCGCCACAGCGGTGAACCTCTCTCTGCTGACAGCCGACCTGTACAGCCTCTTCTGCGGCCTGTTCCTGTTCCAGTACAAG TTTTCAGGGCTTTACCTGCTGtccttcttcatcatcatcctgggACTGGTCTTCTACTCATCCTCCTCTACCTACGTGGCACAAGATCCTCGCGTTTATAAACAGTTCCGCAACACAGGAAACGCTATCACAGACACGCCCACTGCGGGGCCCCTGGAGCCTTCAGTGACCTATACGAGCCTGGGTCAGGAAATAGAGGAGGAGCCTCGCGTAAGAGTAGCCTGA